The following proteins are co-located in the Choristoneura fumiferana chromosome 23, NRCan_CFum_1, whole genome shotgun sequence genome:
- the ArgRS gene encoding arginine--tRNA ligase-like protein encodes MADENQKKLEERTRQAEKNAKDIEEELDKLVKGDLSYVGDPRLDKLLSDNEKLKHRLAVLENAIQAESLGSTQAATKDPKKRPTLITDINSIEGNICLLEELKNLFEIAITSAYPDLKDPPVTISLSGNNPKFGDYQCNSAMPISQLLKAKNIKSNPREVANNILNKTPTSPIIERIEVAGAGFLNIHLNKTVAEHILSCILRFGIKPPPVKRERIVVDFSSPNIAKEMHVGHLRSTIIGESICRILEFLNHDVLRINHLGDWGTQFGMLIAHLQDEFPNFKTESPPISDLQAFYRESKKLFDEDEVFKKRAYACVVQLQSGNPDYVAAWKLICEVSRQEFQKIYDRLDISIIDRGESFYNTRMHVVVKELKELNLLEEDEGRLIMWGSENREGIPLTIVKSDGGYTYDTSDMATIKNRVQEEKGERFIYVTDVGQYGHFVLIEACAKRAGILRNDQKLEHVGFGVVLGEDKKKFKTRSGDTIKLIDLLDEGLKRALDKLVEKGRDKVLTPEELKQAQEAVAYGCIKYADLSHNRINDYIFSFDKMLDDKGNTAVYLLYALTRIRSIARTAQVSVETLVSQVEKSGIKLTHEAEIKLGKVILRFPEVILKVSSDLYLHSLCEYLYEISSAFTEFYDKCYCVEKDKDGKIVKILYDRLMLCEATARVMEKGLDLLGIKTVSKM; translated from the coding sequence ATGGCAGATGAAAATCAGAAAAAACTAGAGGAACGCACTCGTCAAGCTGAGAAAAATGCGAAGGATATAGAAGAAGAACTTGATAAACTTGTTAAAGGCGATCTCAGCTACGTGGGAGATCCACGGTTGGACAAACTGCTGTCGGACAACGAGAAGCTGAAGCATCGTCTAGCTGTACTGGAAAATGCCATCCAAGCTGAGAGCCTTGGGTCTACTCAAGCAGCAACAAAAGATCCTAAAAAGCGACCAACACTGATCACCGACATCAACTCTATTGAAGGGAACATCTGCTTACTAGAAGAGCTGAAAAATTTATTCGAAATTGCTATTACATCAGCTTACCCTGATCTTAAAGACCCGCCGGTTACAATTTCCCTTTCTGGCAACAACCCTAAGTTTGGTGACTACCAATGTAATTCAGCTATGCCCATATCCCAACTGCTTAAAGCTAAAAACATCAAGAGTAACCCTAGGGAAGTAGCCAACAACATCTTGAATAAAACTCCAACATCGCCTATTATAGAACGCATTGAGGTAGCTGGTGCCGGTTTCCTAAACATTCATTTAAACAAGACTGTTGCAGAGCATATTTTGTCTTGTATTCTTCGATTCGGCATTAAACCCCCTCCAGTGAAAAGGGAAAGGATTGTGGTGGATTTTTCCTCTCCAAATATTGCAAAGGAAATGCATGTTGGCCATCTGAGGTCAACCATCATTGGAGAAAGTATTTGCAGGATACTAGAGTTTCTGAACCATGATGTTCTCCGAATCAACCACCTCGGAGATTGGGGCACTCAGTTTGGTATGCTGATAGCACACTTGCAGGATGAgtttccaaatttcaagactgAGTCACCACCTATATCTGATCTGCAAGCATTTTATAGAGAGTCGAAAAAGCTTTTTGATGAAGATGAGGTgttcaaaaaacgagcctatgcATGTGTTGTCCAACTGCAATCTGGTAATCCGGACTATGTAGCTGCATGGAAGCTTATTTGTGAAGTTTCTCGTCAAGAATTCCAGAAAATATATGACCGTCTCGACATCAGCATTATAGACCGAGGGGAATCATTCTATAACACCAGAATGCATGTTGTTGTTAAGGAGTTGAAAGAGCTAAATCTATTAGAAGAAGATGAAGGCAGGCTTATCATGTGGGGTAGTGAAAACCGAGAGGGTATCCCCTTAACCATCGTAAAATCTGATGGAGGTTATACATATGATACATCTGATATGGCTACTATTAAGAACAGGGTGCAAGAAGAGAAAggagaaagatttatttatgtGACAGATGTAGGTCAATATggacattttgttttaatagaAGCTTGTGCAAAACGCGCTGGGATCTTGAGGAACGACCAGAAACTGGAGCATGTCGGTTTTGGCGTTGTTTTGGGTGAAGATAAGAAGAAGTTTAAGACCAGGTCAGGTGACACCATTAAACTAATTGACTTACTTGATGAGGGATTAAAGAGAGCTCTAGATAAACTTGTTGAGAAAGGGCGGGACAAAGTGTTGACCCCAGAGGAACTAAAGCAAGCCCAGGAGGCTGTGGCATACGGCTGTATTAAATACGCCGACTTGTCTCATAACAGAATCAATGACTACATATTTTCTTTTGATAAGATGTTGGATGACAAAGGCAATACAGCTGTATACTTGCTCTATGCACTTACTCGAATTCGTTCAATAGCACGTACAGCACAGGTCTCTGTTGAAACACTGGTATCTCAAGTTGAAAAATCAGGAATTAAATTGACTCATGAGGCAGAGATCAAGCTAGGTAAGGTGATACTTAGGTTCCCTGAAGTAATTCTTAAGGTGTCCAGTGATCTGTATTTGCATAGTCTTTGCgagtatttgtatgaaatttcatCAGCATTCACAGAATTTTATGACAAATGCTACTGTGTTGAGAAAGATAAGGATGGGAAAATCGTAAAGATACTTTATGATAGGCTAATGCTTTGCGAAGCTACAGCCAGAGTAATGGAAAAGGGATTGGATCTTCTGGGCATCAAGACAGTATCCAAAATGTAG